AGCAATGTGCTCAATATTTATTATTCAAGCACAACTTATTTGGTAATTTTTTCTTGCAAATTTATATAGTTTGACCTATTCAGAAACCACTTAATTTTAACTGATATTGTAAGTCCTGATGAATTgtattctttctttctttttttattctcTAACAGAGGGTTAACCAATGTCTACGAGATGCTTGTTCTGCATCGGCCATTCTTTCTTGTGATACTTTTATAGACTGTGGACGTGGCATTGGGAGTGGACTGTACAGACAGCAGTGGTTCAATTACTCGGGTGCAGCAGCTTGTTTTAACACTGGAAATGATGCTACTTTCCAGTATGGAATCTATGAGCAGGCTGTTTTGCTAACTACAGAAAACAGTGCTGTTAAACGGTATATATATTCGTTATTTTGGGGGTTTCAGGTATTCGCCATCATCTGTTTGTGCTTTTCTACTTCTTGGGTATCTGTTTGTTGCTTCCAAAATATGAAACTATTCTGCATGATCCTTCTAAGTTTAAGGTCTTATCAGCCATGCTAGCTAATGACATTTTACTCTATTTACACACATTATAATTTTTACTAGTGCGTTTATCTTACCTTATGGTTTGATTTCAGCAAATAAGTTGTTTACTCACACCTTATGGTTTGATTTCAGCAAATAAGTACCTTAGCTGGCAACCTTGTCCCAAGTTATTTTGCATGGGAAGTTCTGTTCACAATGGCTATTATTGGTTTGGGACTTTTGCTTTTCGCATTACTTATCGGAAACATGCAAAACTTTCTCCAAGCTCTTGGAAGACGGTCTGTGGTTATACTGCTGGCCTATTTATCATGCTATATGCTTGTACAGTCATGCACTGACGGAGCTAACATTTTGCACCTTTCTCCTCTCACAGGAGATTGGAAATGCAACTTAGGCGCCGTGATGTTGAAAAGTGGATGAGCCATAGGCGGTTGCCTGAAGATTTGAGAAGGTTTCTCTACGGAACTTATAATGCAAATCTTTACcacactcccccccccccccaaacaaccacacacacacgcacacaaaggaaaaaaaatagctTGTCGTATTTCCACACTTGCTGGTTACTGTCAAGCAATAATATTGATCTGTTGTGTTTCATGGTTGACTTTTAAAATTAGAgccctatttgcttcacaaatCTTATCTTGTATTCAGGGAAAAAGGTATGCTATATTGTCAGACATAGTattaacaaacaaaacaatTATTTTATTAGTTTACGATTGAAACTAAATGTGATGTTGTTAAAGAAAATCTGAATGTGGTTTGTAATGTTGTGCGAGTATCATAATCATGAGGTCTTGTTAGGTATTTATATACAAATCATTAGCATTTAGTTTAATCAAAATTTGAACTAGATACCAAAATGTTTCAATTAAATAATAAGCAATTATTTTATTCTTACTGTGGAAGATTGCAGAAGTTGTAATTTATTTAATATATGTAGGAGAGTTAGACGAGCAGAAAGGTTCACCTGGGCAGCTACTCAAGGAGTTAACGAAGAGGAGCTTTTGAGCAATTTACCTGAAGATATTCAGAGGGACATACGTCGTCATTTCTTTAGATTCCTTAATAAGGTTGGTGTCTAAGGTGGCAAACAACTATTACAACAAGACCTACTCCCATCCATTCTTTCATCTACCATGCTTGTATCTAGTTTTGCGCTTATATCACATCCTACTATTCTAGAATCTTGAGCACTACTGTTTGGATCTCTAACTCACGGAAATTGGTAAATGCAACTGTTATATGAGGAGAAAGACTGAAAAAGAACTTAATCTCCTGGGAAGAAGAGTTGGAATTGATGTAGGACCACAGACAAATTGTAGCTTATGGTTCAGCACTCCCAATTGCTCCCTCCTTTTCTTCATGTAGGGCGTAATAGGATTTGAAAAAGCTACTTTGTAAGTTTGACCAACAATTAGTAAAAGTATGTGCATCACAGCATCAGTGCACGTGTATAGTGTCTAATAGTTGTACGAATAGAGTCATATTTCACATATTTTAAATATGATTGGTTGGCAATTCTAAGAgaaattaatggtcaaagtttgTTTCCCAGGACCCTTTTAAATGCTAATACGCCTTGCATAAAGAAAAGGAGGGAGTAAGCAATAGCAACAACAAACTGgaagaaataaaagaaagatactAGTATTTTCTCATTCATGATGTAGGCTCACTTCATTCACATGATTTGTGCTATAGAAATGAATTCAGTGAAGGTAACTCTGACTTGCTTCAATTAAGCATTGATTaactttatctttttatttgcaGGTCCGGTTGTTCACCTTGATGGATTGGCCTATCTTGGATGCTATCTGCGACAAATTAAGACAAAACTTATATATTAGTGGAAGTGACATTCTTTATCAAGGTGGTACTGTTGACAAGATGGTCTTCATAGTGAGAGGTAAGCTGGAAAGCGTCAGTGCAGATGGAAGCAAGGCCCAGTTACATGATGGAGATGTTTGTGGAGAGGAGCTCCTCACATGGTACTTGGAACACTCATCGGTGAATAGAGGTATGCAATTTCTTCCCAGGCGATCTTCTGTCATTTTTCTTTAGATTTTTTAAAATCGACTCATCACATGTACTACCGCTGTTTGTTTCAGATAGTGCGAAAATCAAATTCCATGGCATGCGGTTGGTTGCTATACGTACAGTAAGATGTTCGACAAATGTCGAAGCTTTTGTACTCAGAGCAAGTGATCTTGAAGAAGTCACCTCGCAATTTGCACGATTTTTGCGTAATCCACGAGTGCAGGGAGCAATCAGGTAGCCACATTTtcgttttacttttttttttcattcctgCTCACCTGAAGAGTTGAGGCACTTCATCGTTTTGGTAATTCATGGCAAAATATTACAAAGTTCACTGTGTCCAATTATGTTTGAACCTCTGCGTGCAACAGGTATGAATCCCCCTACTGGCGAACCATTGCTGCAACTCGTATTCAGGTTGCATGGAGGTACCGGAAAAGGCGACTGAAGCGAGCTGAGCAGTCAAGGCTGAACGAGGAGTCTTACCCCCCGTATTCGATCAGGGCGCATGGTTCATTTCGACCTGGACAGTGGGGATGATCTTTACCTAACTAGGTGCTAACTTTTCAGTGCTCTGCATCTTACAGCTTCTAGAGCCCTGTATCTTGCATCTACAGTCCACTTGGTGGAATGACACATGGGGCTACAATTTTTTGGTTTTGGCGTTCTCTCATATTATAGCTTCATACTGTAGTCACTTCATAGGATGTAGAACTTCGCTCCTGTATATAATGAGAATAGTTCTTTCGTGCATTATTGTTTCGTTCATGGCATGGAACCTTAGCTGCGTTTCTGCTCAGAGTACGCTCGCCTACATGTTGCAAGTGCCATCCTGGATTACTGAGAGGAAGCTCAGATTAAAGAGCGACACAATGTTCCACACCTGTAATTACACGAGATATGCAGGCATGCAGCTAGTTTCAGCTTTCAAAAGCGGCATGATATATCTCAACTTGAAA
This window of the Panicum virgatum strain AP13 chromosome 1K, P.virgatum_v5, whole genome shotgun sequence genome carries:
- the LOC120643494 gene encoding probable cyclic nucleotide-gated ion channel 20, chloroplastic, whose translation is MTDQERDDVPMLLRNVELPRFPLRSTSMCIPVRDDENEEDTFVPHTGPLFIQPPTQTTSGIPFTSRDTPDRLPRPSQGKPVSKPHAVMPEETGGNRWSYNGQVPKNEHLLMSGPLGQCDNPDCVNCPPACKNKRHFHRGSNALDNKLHNTISGHVGGWKKKIEKILSNIPIMNPHAKVVQQWNQFFVISCLIAIFIDPLFFFLLSVEQANKCIVLNWNFATALAVVRSVTDAIYFLHMLLQFRLAYVAPESRVVGAGDLVDEPKKVAVHYLRGYFSLDFFVVLPLPQVMILLVIPKYVGLSGANYAKNLLRATVLLQYVPRIIRFVPLLDGQSANGFIFESAWANFVINLLMFVLAGHVVGSCWYLFGLQRVNQCLRDACSASAILSCDTFIDCGRGIGSGLYRQQWFNYSGAAACFNTGNDATFQYGIYEQAVLLTTENSAVKRYIYSLFWGFQQISTLAGNLVPSYFAWEVLFTMAIIGLGLLLFALLIGNMQNFLQALGRRRLEMQLRRRDVEKWMSHRRLPEDLRRRVRRAERFTWAATQGVNEEELLSNLPEDIQRDIRRHFFRFLNKVRLFTLMDWPILDAICDKLRQNLYISGSDILYQGGTVDKMVFIVRGKLESVSADGSKAQLHDGDVCGEELLTWYLEHSSVNRDSAKIKFHGMRLVAIRTVRCSTNVEAFVLRASDLEEVTSQFARFLRNPRVQGAIRYESPYWRTIAATRIQVAWRYRKRRLKRAEQSRLNEESYPPYSIRAHGSFRPGQWG